Proteins encoded by one window of Rutidosis leptorrhynchoides isolate AG116_Rl617_1_P2 chromosome 7, CSIRO_AGI_Rlap_v1, whole genome shotgun sequence:
- the LOC139857505 gene encoding uncharacterized protein isoform X1 has translation MRNPPAALKSHLRRYSSPELQLFYIIIIFIFFLSFSIQSIDSISNNEEPVEWQILTKNNYSSQIRINPHILLIVTVPWSGESRSLMKELAQTVTKKKEEFGTLKLMFMYKNHDKVLTDALGAIMETNIICYHHSLPYKYQGTLRVQNILSSVRYLMSLLPEETPLKHLKTADDLTTFVSSTDKALLVLEFCGWTPKLIDKVMNNGSKNAFGVSLGKGLYEEPDETSSADEKKNQGMKNEKITCDVDNQFSEFAPFNESDFLEAEKTRSGDRASCTFDEYQLFASSLYNFTSLFGEFFLPPERLKFGLVTEKSLISSLGVGDTTGSWLMMLYSNGCPDCAKVFRGGGDFKKIIEIDESPVMEASLYLFHISPLLVLKGDEDGFNPGLPSDKPSVLLFIDRSSDSLEIRRKSFESLTILRELALPNHIPFKSKPVNPQKTISQHPKLEMSTSSHKVTALDDKITIMALKDGSRITVDDVASHLQDNSLQEVLAYVLQQKKQRKLSSLAKDVGFRLISDDIDVTMSETDIQSIKGGDTLLKEMKVSEKINVDTTADFENKKVEKGPTYNCSFFFIDGNFRLLEGLTSVIKIPSLVIIDPVSHQHYVYPEEADFSVSSLSNFLDLFFNQSLLPYQRSKSVVPDSKEAPHPPFVNQDFHEVDSIPRVSARTFMDLVVGNRSGSFNVENALKKDVLVLFTSSWCGFCMRTELVVREVYRAFKGYGNMVKRQYRNDQSSLRNDGVHNTKLKLPVIYMMDCIENDCSLLLKSLPKGNLYPSLMLYPAEGTEAISYEGEISVSNIIKFIADQGRNSHWIYNERGILWTEHEDIAWNEQPFKTASEPVIQKVVSLSKESNKILLKDQIQTQSLETKNKVKPHMSSEFGHDILPGSVLIATQKLYNVYPFSESKILIVDVNQSIGFQGVIINKFISWDTISGLEDGFESLKEAPLSYGGPVITRGLPLVSLSRQSFKNEHPEVLPNIYFLDQSATITLIQNLKLHNRSMTDYWFFVGYSAWVWNQLFDEIKDGSWNISNGTSMQVDWPIK, from the exons GGTCTGGTGAGTCTAGATCACTTATGAAGGAATTAGCCCAAACGGTCACTAAAAAGAAAGAAGAATTTGGAACTTTAAAGTTGATGTTCATGTATAAAAATCATGATAAAGTGCTAACAGATGCTCTCGGTGCTATAATGGAAACAAATATTATCTGTTATCACCATTCGTTACCGTACAAGTATCAAGGAACTCTTCGGGTTCAGAACATATTATCATCTGTTCGTTATCTTATGTCACTTTTACCCGAAGAAACTCCCCTTAAGCATCTAAAAACCGCGGATGACCTAACAACGTTCGTTTCTTCAACAGACAAGGCTTTACTTGTTTTGGAGTTTTGTGGATGGACACCCAAATTGATCGATAAAGTCATGAATAATGGATCTAAAAATGCTTTTG GCGTTTCTTTGGGGAAAGGTTTGTATGAAGAACCCGATGAAACAAGTTCAGCTGATGAAAAGAAGAATCAG GGGATGAAGAATGAAAAAATTACATGTGATGTTGATAATCAGTTTAGTGAATTTGCTCCTTTCAATGAGAGTGATTTTTTGGAGGCTGAAAAAACGAGATCCGGTGATCGAGCTTCTTGCACTTTTGATGAGTACCAGTTGTTTGCGTCTTCTTTATACAATTTTACTAGTCTTTTTGGAGAGTTCTTTTTGCCACCTGAAAGGCTAAAATTCGGTTTAGTTACCGAGAAATCGTTAATTTCGTCTCTAGGTGTTGGAGATACTACTGGTTCATGGTTGATGATGCTTTACTCTAACGGATGTCCTGATTGTGCAAAGGTTTTTAGAGGAGGGGGTGATTTTAAAAAGATTATAGAAATTGATGAGTCACCAGTTATGGAGGCAAGTTTATATCTTTTCCATATTTCACCTTTGCTCGTG CTTAAAGGTGACGAGGACGGGTTTAATCCCGGTTTACCATCAGATAAACCATCCGTACTCCTTTTCATTGACAGATCATCCGATTCCTTAGAGATTAGAAGAAAAAGTTTTGAATCTCTTACTATCTTGAGAGAATTAGCACTACCTAATCACATACCATTCAAATCAAAACCCGTCAATCCACAAAAAACAATTTCCCAACATCCTAAACTAGAAATGTCAACATCATCTCATAAAGTAACTGCACTGGACGATAAGATAACTATCATGGCCTTAAAAGACGGTAGTCGTATTACTGTTGACGATGTTGCTTCACATTTGCAAGATAATTCTTTACAAGAAGTTTTGGCGTATGTTCTTCAGCAAAAGAAACAAAGAAAATTGAGTTCACTTGCTAAAGATGTCGGCTTTCGGTTAATATCTGACGATATCGATGTCACCATGTCAGAAACAGACATTCAATCTATAAAAGGCGGGGACACTTTATTGAAAGAAATGAAGGTTAGTGAGAAAATTAATGTTGATACAACTGCCGATTTTGAAAACAAGAAAGTTGAAAAGGGGCCCACGTACAACTGTTCTTTTTTCTTTATTGATGGAAACTTTCGGTTACTTGAAGGTTTAACTAGTGTGATAAAGATTCCGTCTTTAGTGATTATTGATCCTGTTTCACATCAACACTATGTTTACCCCGAAGAGGCTGATTTTAGTGTTTCTTCACTATCTAATTTTCTTGATTTGTTTTTTAATCAAAGCCTTTTACCATATCAACGATCAAAGTCTGTTGTTCCCGACTCAAAAGAGGCCCCACACCCACCGTTTGTTAATCAAGATTTTCACGAGGTTGATTCTATACCACGTGTTAGTGCTCGTACGTTTATGGATTTGGTTGTTGGCAACCGATCTGGTTCGTTTAATGTTGAAAATGCTTTGAAGAAGGATGTTTTAGTGCTATTTACtagtagctggtgtggattttgtaTGAGAACCGAACTTGTCGTTCGTGAAGTGTACCGGGCGTTCAAGGgttatggtaatatggtgaaacgtCAATATAGGAATGATCAATCCTCTTTAAGAAATG ATGGTGTACATAATACTAAGTTGAAGCTCCCGGTAATCTATATGATGGATTGTATAGAAAATGATTGTAGCTTGCTACTAAAGTCATTGCCCAAG GGGAATCTTTACCCGTCTTTGATGTTATATCCAGCAGAAGGGACAGAAGCAATCTCTTATGAAGGCGAGATATCAGTATCTAATATAATTAAGTTTATTGCTGATCAAGGTCGCAATTCTCATTGGATTTACAACGAGCGAG gtaTTTTGTGGACTGAACATGAAGACATAGCTTGGAATGAGCAACCGTTTAAGACTGCATCAGAACCTGTAATACAAAAGGTTGTTTCACTCTCAAAAGAAAGTAACAAGATTTTACTAAAAGACCAGATCCAGACCCAGAGTTTAGAGACAAAAAATAAGGTTAAACCTCATATGTCCAGTGAATTTGGACACGATATACTACCTGGTTCGGTACTTATCGCAACACAAAAACTATATAACGTATATCCATTTTCCGAATCCAAAATTCTCATAGTGGATGTTAATCAAAGTATTGGATTTCAAGGTGTGATCATCAACAAGTTTATTAGTTGGGATACCATCTCAGGACTCGAGGATGGATTCGAATCATTGAAAGAGGCCCCACTATCTTATGGTGGTCCCGTCATAACACGTGGACTGCCTCTTGTTTCTTTAAGTCGACAATCTTTTAAAAACGAACACCCTGAAGTTCTACCAAATATATACTTTCTTGACCAATCAGCTACAATCACTTTAATACAAAATTTAAAATTACACAATCGGTCTATGACTGATTACTGGTTTTTTGTGGGTTACTCAGCATGGGTTTGGAACCAGTTATTTGATGAGATTAAGGATGGATCGTGGAATATAAGTAATGGAACATCAATGCAGGTTGATTGGCCAATCAAATGA
- the LOC139857505 gene encoding uncharacterized protein isoform X3 — translation MDLKMLLAFLWGKVCMKNPMKQVQLMKRRIRWMGMKNEKITCDVDNQFSEFAPFNESDFLEAEKTRSGDRASCTFDEYQLFASSLYNFTSLFGEFFLPPERLKFGLVTEKSLISSLGVGDTTGSWLMMLYSNGCPDCAKVFRGGGDFKKIIEIDESPVMEASLYLFHISPLLVLKGDEDGFNPGLPSDKPSVLLFIDRSSDSLEIRRKSFESLTILRELALPNHIPFKSKPVNPQKTISQHPKLEMSTSSHKVTALDDKITIMALKDGSRITVDDVASHLQDNSLQEVLAYVLQQKKQRKLSSLAKDVGFRLISDDIDVTMSETDIQSIKGGDTLLKEMKVSEKINVDTTADFENKKVEKGPTYNCSFFFIDGNFRLLEGLTSVIKIPSLVIIDPVSHQHYVYPEEADFSVSSLSNFLDLFFNQSLLPYQRSKSVVPDSKEAPHPPFVNQDFHEVDSIPRVSARTFMDLVVGNRSGSFNVENALKKDVLVLFTSSWCGFCMRTELVVREVYRAFKGYGNMVKRQYRNDQSSLRNDGVHNTKLKLPVIYMMDCIENDCSLLLKSLPKGNLYPSLMLYPAEGTEAISYEGEISVSNIIKFIADQGRNSHWIYNERGILWTEHEDIAWNEQPFKTASEPVIQKVVSLSKESNKILLKDQIQTQSLETKNKVKPHMSSEFGHDILPGSVLIATQKLYNVYPFSESKILIVDVNQSIGFQGVIINKFISWDTISGLEDGFESLKEAPLSYGGPVITRGLPLVSLSRQSFKNEHPEVLPNIYFLDQSATITLIQNLKLHNRSMTDYWFFVGYSAWVWNQLFDEIKDGSWNISNGTSMQVDWPIK, via the exons ATGGATCTAAAAATGCTTTTG GCGTTTCTTTGGGGAAAGGTTTGTATGAAGAACCCGATGAAACAAGTTCAGCTGATGAAAAGAAGAATCAGGTGGATG GGGATGAAGAATGAAAAAATTACATGTGATGTTGATAATCAGTTTAGTGAATTTGCTCCTTTCAATGAGAGTGATTTTTTGGAGGCTGAAAAAACGAGATCCGGTGATCGAGCTTCTTGCACTTTTGATGAGTACCAGTTGTTTGCGTCTTCTTTATACAATTTTACTAGTCTTTTTGGAGAGTTCTTTTTGCCACCTGAAAGGCTAAAATTCGGTTTAGTTACCGAGAAATCGTTAATTTCGTCTCTAGGTGTTGGAGATACTACTGGTTCATGGTTGATGATGCTTTACTCTAACGGATGTCCTGATTGTGCAAAGGTTTTTAGAGGAGGGGGTGATTTTAAAAAGATTATAGAAATTGATGAGTCACCAGTTATGGAGGCAAGTTTATATCTTTTCCATATTTCACCTTTGCTCGTG CTTAAAGGTGACGAGGACGGGTTTAATCCCGGTTTACCATCAGATAAACCATCCGTACTCCTTTTCATTGACAGATCATCCGATTCCTTAGAGATTAGAAGAAAAAGTTTTGAATCTCTTACTATCTTGAGAGAATTAGCACTACCTAATCACATACCATTCAAATCAAAACCCGTCAATCCACAAAAAACAATTTCCCAACATCCTAAACTAGAAATGTCAACATCATCTCATAAAGTAACTGCACTGGACGATAAGATAACTATCATGGCCTTAAAAGACGGTAGTCGTATTACTGTTGACGATGTTGCTTCACATTTGCAAGATAATTCTTTACAAGAAGTTTTGGCGTATGTTCTTCAGCAAAAGAAACAAAGAAAATTGAGTTCACTTGCTAAAGATGTCGGCTTTCGGTTAATATCTGACGATATCGATGTCACCATGTCAGAAACAGACATTCAATCTATAAAAGGCGGGGACACTTTATTGAAAGAAATGAAGGTTAGTGAGAAAATTAATGTTGATACAACTGCCGATTTTGAAAACAAGAAAGTTGAAAAGGGGCCCACGTACAACTGTTCTTTTTTCTTTATTGATGGAAACTTTCGGTTACTTGAAGGTTTAACTAGTGTGATAAAGATTCCGTCTTTAGTGATTATTGATCCTGTTTCACATCAACACTATGTTTACCCCGAAGAGGCTGATTTTAGTGTTTCTTCACTATCTAATTTTCTTGATTTGTTTTTTAATCAAAGCCTTTTACCATATCAACGATCAAAGTCTGTTGTTCCCGACTCAAAAGAGGCCCCACACCCACCGTTTGTTAATCAAGATTTTCACGAGGTTGATTCTATACCACGTGTTAGTGCTCGTACGTTTATGGATTTGGTTGTTGGCAACCGATCTGGTTCGTTTAATGTTGAAAATGCTTTGAAGAAGGATGTTTTAGTGCTATTTACtagtagctggtgtggattttgtaTGAGAACCGAACTTGTCGTTCGTGAAGTGTACCGGGCGTTCAAGGgttatggtaatatggtgaaacgtCAATATAGGAATGATCAATCCTCTTTAAGAAATG ATGGTGTACATAATACTAAGTTGAAGCTCCCGGTAATCTATATGATGGATTGTATAGAAAATGATTGTAGCTTGCTACTAAAGTCATTGCCCAAG GGGAATCTTTACCCGTCTTTGATGTTATATCCAGCAGAAGGGACAGAAGCAATCTCTTATGAAGGCGAGATATCAGTATCTAATATAATTAAGTTTATTGCTGATCAAGGTCGCAATTCTCATTGGATTTACAACGAGCGAG gtaTTTTGTGGACTGAACATGAAGACATAGCTTGGAATGAGCAACCGTTTAAGACTGCATCAGAACCTGTAATACAAAAGGTTGTTTCACTCTCAAAAGAAAGTAACAAGATTTTACTAAAAGACCAGATCCAGACCCAGAGTTTAGAGACAAAAAATAAGGTTAAACCTCATATGTCCAGTGAATTTGGACACGATATACTACCTGGTTCGGTACTTATCGCAACACAAAAACTATATAACGTATATCCATTTTCCGAATCCAAAATTCTCATAGTGGATGTTAATCAAAGTATTGGATTTCAAGGTGTGATCATCAACAAGTTTATTAGTTGGGATACCATCTCAGGACTCGAGGATGGATTCGAATCATTGAAAGAGGCCCCACTATCTTATGGTGGTCCCGTCATAACACGTGGACTGCCTCTTGTTTCTTTAAGTCGACAATCTTTTAAAAACGAACACCCTGAAGTTCTACCAAATATATACTTTCTTGACCAATCAGCTACAATCACTTTAATACAAAATTTAAAATTACACAATCGGTCTATGACTGATTACTGGTTTTTTGTGGGTTACTCAGCATGGGTTTGGAACCAGTTATTTGATGAGATTAAGGATGGATCGTGGAATATAAGTAATGGAACATCAATGCAGGTTGATTGGCCAATCAAATGA
- the LOC139857505 gene encoding uncharacterized protein isoform X2, whose protein sequence is MRNPPAALKSHLRRYSSPELQLFYIIIIFIFFLSFSIQSIDSISNNEEPVEWQILTKNNYSSQIRINPHILLIVTVPWSGESRSLMKELAQTVTKKKEEFGTLKLMFMYKNHDKVLTDALGAIMETNIICYHHSLPYKYQGTLRVQNILSSVRYLMSLLPEETPLKHLKTADDLTTFVSSTDKALLVLEFCGWTPKLIDKVMNNGSKNAFGVSLGKGLYEEPDETSSADEKKNQGMKNEKITCDVDNQFSEFAPFNESDFLEAEKTRSGDRASCTFDEYQLFASSLYNFTSLFGEFFLPPERLKFGLVTEKSLISSLGVGDTTGSWLMMLYSNGCPDCAKVFRGGGDFKKIIEIDESPVMELKGDEDGFNPGLPSDKPSVLLFIDRSSDSLEIRRKSFESLTILRELALPNHIPFKSKPVNPQKTISQHPKLEMSTSSHKVTALDDKITIMALKDGSRITVDDVASHLQDNSLQEVLAYVLQQKKQRKLSSLAKDVGFRLISDDIDVTMSETDIQSIKGGDTLLKEMKVSEKINVDTTADFENKKVEKGPTYNCSFFFIDGNFRLLEGLTSVIKIPSLVIIDPVSHQHYVYPEEADFSVSSLSNFLDLFFNQSLLPYQRSKSVVPDSKEAPHPPFVNQDFHEVDSIPRVSARTFMDLVVGNRSGSFNVENALKKDVLVLFTSSWCGFCMRTELVVREVYRAFKGYGNMVKRQYRNDQSSLRNDGVHNTKLKLPVIYMMDCIENDCSLLLKSLPKGNLYPSLMLYPAEGTEAISYEGEISVSNIIKFIADQGRNSHWIYNERGILWTEHEDIAWNEQPFKTASEPVIQKVVSLSKESNKILLKDQIQTQSLETKNKVKPHMSSEFGHDILPGSVLIATQKLYNVYPFSESKILIVDVNQSIGFQGVIINKFISWDTISGLEDGFESLKEAPLSYGGPVITRGLPLVSLSRQSFKNEHPEVLPNIYFLDQSATITLIQNLKLHNRSMTDYWFFVGYSAWVWNQLFDEIKDGSWNISNGTSMQVDWPIK, encoded by the exons GGTCTGGTGAGTCTAGATCACTTATGAAGGAATTAGCCCAAACGGTCACTAAAAAGAAAGAAGAATTTGGAACTTTAAAGTTGATGTTCATGTATAAAAATCATGATAAAGTGCTAACAGATGCTCTCGGTGCTATAATGGAAACAAATATTATCTGTTATCACCATTCGTTACCGTACAAGTATCAAGGAACTCTTCGGGTTCAGAACATATTATCATCTGTTCGTTATCTTATGTCACTTTTACCCGAAGAAACTCCCCTTAAGCATCTAAAAACCGCGGATGACCTAACAACGTTCGTTTCTTCAACAGACAAGGCTTTACTTGTTTTGGAGTTTTGTGGATGGACACCCAAATTGATCGATAAAGTCATGAATAATGGATCTAAAAATGCTTTTG GCGTTTCTTTGGGGAAAGGTTTGTATGAAGAACCCGATGAAACAAGTTCAGCTGATGAAAAGAAGAATCAG GGGATGAAGAATGAAAAAATTACATGTGATGTTGATAATCAGTTTAGTGAATTTGCTCCTTTCAATGAGAGTGATTTTTTGGAGGCTGAAAAAACGAGATCCGGTGATCGAGCTTCTTGCACTTTTGATGAGTACCAGTTGTTTGCGTCTTCTTTATACAATTTTACTAGTCTTTTTGGAGAGTTCTTTTTGCCACCTGAAAGGCTAAAATTCGGTTTAGTTACCGAGAAATCGTTAATTTCGTCTCTAGGTGTTGGAGATACTACTGGTTCATGGTTGATGATGCTTTACTCTAACGGATGTCCTGATTGTGCAAAGGTTTTTAGAGGAGGGGGTGATTTTAAAAAGATTATAGAAATTGATGAGTCACCAGTTATGGAG CTTAAAGGTGACGAGGACGGGTTTAATCCCGGTTTACCATCAGATAAACCATCCGTACTCCTTTTCATTGACAGATCATCCGATTCCTTAGAGATTAGAAGAAAAAGTTTTGAATCTCTTACTATCTTGAGAGAATTAGCACTACCTAATCACATACCATTCAAATCAAAACCCGTCAATCCACAAAAAACAATTTCCCAACATCCTAAACTAGAAATGTCAACATCATCTCATAAAGTAACTGCACTGGACGATAAGATAACTATCATGGCCTTAAAAGACGGTAGTCGTATTACTGTTGACGATGTTGCTTCACATTTGCAAGATAATTCTTTACAAGAAGTTTTGGCGTATGTTCTTCAGCAAAAGAAACAAAGAAAATTGAGTTCACTTGCTAAAGATGTCGGCTTTCGGTTAATATCTGACGATATCGATGTCACCATGTCAGAAACAGACATTCAATCTATAAAAGGCGGGGACACTTTATTGAAAGAAATGAAGGTTAGTGAGAAAATTAATGTTGATACAACTGCCGATTTTGAAAACAAGAAAGTTGAAAAGGGGCCCACGTACAACTGTTCTTTTTTCTTTATTGATGGAAACTTTCGGTTACTTGAAGGTTTAACTAGTGTGATAAAGATTCCGTCTTTAGTGATTATTGATCCTGTTTCACATCAACACTATGTTTACCCCGAAGAGGCTGATTTTAGTGTTTCTTCACTATCTAATTTTCTTGATTTGTTTTTTAATCAAAGCCTTTTACCATATCAACGATCAAAGTCTGTTGTTCCCGACTCAAAAGAGGCCCCACACCCACCGTTTGTTAATCAAGATTTTCACGAGGTTGATTCTATACCACGTGTTAGTGCTCGTACGTTTATGGATTTGGTTGTTGGCAACCGATCTGGTTCGTTTAATGTTGAAAATGCTTTGAAGAAGGATGTTTTAGTGCTATTTACtagtagctggtgtggattttgtaTGAGAACCGAACTTGTCGTTCGTGAAGTGTACCGGGCGTTCAAGGgttatggtaatatggtgaaacgtCAATATAGGAATGATCAATCCTCTTTAAGAAATG ATGGTGTACATAATACTAAGTTGAAGCTCCCGGTAATCTATATGATGGATTGTATAGAAAATGATTGTAGCTTGCTACTAAAGTCATTGCCCAAG GGGAATCTTTACCCGTCTTTGATGTTATATCCAGCAGAAGGGACAGAAGCAATCTCTTATGAAGGCGAGATATCAGTATCTAATATAATTAAGTTTATTGCTGATCAAGGTCGCAATTCTCATTGGATTTACAACGAGCGAG gtaTTTTGTGGACTGAACATGAAGACATAGCTTGGAATGAGCAACCGTTTAAGACTGCATCAGAACCTGTAATACAAAAGGTTGTTTCACTCTCAAAAGAAAGTAACAAGATTTTACTAAAAGACCAGATCCAGACCCAGAGTTTAGAGACAAAAAATAAGGTTAAACCTCATATGTCCAGTGAATTTGGACACGATATACTACCTGGTTCGGTACTTATCGCAACACAAAAACTATATAACGTATATCCATTTTCCGAATCCAAAATTCTCATAGTGGATGTTAATCAAAGTATTGGATTTCAAGGTGTGATCATCAACAAGTTTATTAGTTGGGATACCATCTCAGGACTCGAGGATGGATTCGAATCATTGAAAGAGGCCCCACTATCTTATGGTGGTCCCGTCATAACACGTGGACTGCCTCTTGTTTCTTTAAGTCGACAATCTTTTAAAAACGAACACCCTGAAGTTCTACCAAATATATACTTTCTTGACCAATCAGCTACAATCACTTTAATACAAAATTTAAAATTACACAATCGGTCTATGACTGATTACTGGTTTTTTGTGGGTTACTCAGCATGGGTTTGGAACCAGTTATTTGATGAGATTAAGGATGGATCGTGGAATATAAGTAATGGAACATCAATGCAGGTTGATTGGCCAATCAAATGA